One genomic region from Gammaproteobacteria bacterium encodes:
- a CDS encoding aminopeptidase: MGRGRRLLLLGVAATALVAAATSCSPLYVLRAGWEEARILTARRPIEDVIVDPDTDDRTRGKLTFARLARAFAIEELGLDVGDSYTTYTHLDRDTLAMVLSAAEQDRLAARTWWFPVVGRVPYRGFFDLDDALDEQRKLEDEGFDTWLRPTSAFSTLGWFSDPLMSTVLRQDEIGVVQTILHEVSHAHLWVPGSVRFNESFATFVGDAGAAAFFCADSGEIPTVRCTRARQRWGDAMKFSVFLDGLVADLERVYGDAGLTREERLSARERIFTEALERFTAEVQPTFEASTYAGFVDTPLNNATLLARMRYYHRLPDFQALLDAHGGDLGSAIAAIKAGTEEAGDPFEVLGNPG; the protein is encoded by the coding sequence ATGGGAAGGGGAAGGCGCCTGCTGCTGCTGGGGGTCGCGGCCACCGCGCTGGTGGCTGCGGCGACGTCGTGCTCACCCCTGTACGTCCTGCGCGCGGGATGGGAGGAGGCGCGCATCCTCACGGCCCGGCGGCCGATCGAGGACGTCATCGTCGACCCGGACACCGACGACCGCACGCGCGGCAAGCTCACCTTCGCCCGCCTGGCGCGCGCCTTCGCCATCGAGGAGCTGGGGCTCGATGTCGGCGACTCCTACACCACCTACACGCACCTCGACCGCGACACTCTGGCGATGGTGCTGTCCGCGGCCGAGCAGGACCGCCTGGCGGCGAGGACATGGTGGTTTCCGGTGGTGGGCCGGGTTCCCTACCGGGGATTCTTCGACCTGGACGATGCCCTCGACGAACAGCGCAAGCTGGAAGACGAGGGATTCGACACCTGGCTGCGCCCCACCTCCGCCTTCAGCACCCTGGGGTGGTTCTCGGACCCGCTGATGTCGACGGTGCTGCGCCAGGACGAGATCGGGGTGGTGCAGACCATCCTGCACGAAGTCTCGCACGCCCACCTATGGGTGCCGGGGAGCGTCCGCTTCAACGAGAGCTTCGCCACCTTCGTGGGCGACGCCGGCGCGGCCGCGTTCTTCTGCGCCGACTCGGGCGAGATCCCGACCGTGCGCTGCACGCGCGCGCGGCAGCGGTGGGGCGATGCGATGAAGTTCTCGGTCTTCCTGGACGGCCTGGTGGCGGACCTGGAGCGCGTTTACGGCGATGCCGGGCTCACCCGCGAGGAACGCCTGTCGGCGCGTGAACGGATCTTCACGGAGGCGCTGGAGCGCTTCACCGCCGAAGTGCAGCCGACCTTCGAGGCCAGCACCTACGCGGGGTTCGTGGACACTCCGCTCAACAACGCCACGCTGCTCGCGCGCATGCGCTACTATCACCGGTTGCCCGACTTCCAGGCGCTGCTCGATGCACACGGCGGCGATCTGGGCTCGGCCATCGCGGCGATCAAGGCGGGGACCGAGGAAGCCGGGGACCCGTTCGAGGTGCTCGGTAACCCGGGATAG
- a CDS encoding prohibitin family protein → MTSALLAILTIVAGGLIRLFSTTTGRNPGMTRLISYGVMAAGVALLAMNSVILIDVGEVGVEHFLGRVNQRAHAQGVHVVNPLANIEKMSVREQSFPQGGTVERIEAQTSEQLNVTLEVSVLYQIEPSRTPTLFQELGTERQITAAIVLNSVRNGVRDAVATRSINEIFSPDRAELSDNIEAAIQASAEDRINVVQAFVRDIQAPEGVRQAIEERQQREQQVAQERFQTEIIQERARQQIEEARGIAEAQRIISEGLTPEYLTFHYIEKLGELPAGSVVYVPTEGGIPLMRSLGGSD, encoded by the coding sequence ATGACGTCCGCATTGCTTGCCATACTCACCATCGTCGCCGGCGGGCTCATCCGCCTGTTTTCCACCACCACGGGCCGCAATCCCGGCATGACCCGGCTCATCTCCTACGGGGTGATGGCGGCAGGCGTCGCGCTGCTGGCGATGAACTCCGTCATCCTGATCGATGTCGGCGAGGTCGGGGTGGAGCACTTTCTGGGACGGGTCAACCAGCGCGCACACGCGCAGGGGGTCCACGTCGTGAATCCCCTCGCGAACATCGAAAAGATGTCGGTGCGCGAGCAGAGCTTCCCGCAGGGAGGGACCGTCGAGCGCATCGAGGCACAGACCAGCGAGCAGTTGAACGTGACGCTGGAGGTGTCGGTTCTCTATCAGATCGAGCCCAGCCGGACTCCCACGCTCTTTCAGGAGCTGGGGACGGAGCGCCAGATCACCGCGGCCATCGTACTCAACTCAGTGCGCAACGGAGTCCGCGACGCGGTCGCAACGCGCTCCATCAACGAGATCTTCTCCCCGGACCGGGCGGAGCTGTCCGACAACATCGAGGCCGCCATCCAGGCCAGCGCCGAGGACCGCATCAACGTGGTGCAGGCGTTCGTGCGCGACATCCAGGCCCCGGAGGGCGTGCGCCAGGCCATCGAGGAGCGCCAGCAGCGCGAACAGCAGGTGGCCCAGGAGCGCTTCCAGACCGAGATCATCCAGGAGCGCGCCCGCCAGCAGATCGAGGAGGCGAGGGGCATCGCCGAGGCCCAGCGGATCATCTCCGAGGGCCTGACCCCCGAGTACCTGACGTTCCACTACATCGAGAAGCTGGGCGAGCTGCCCGCGGGTTCGGTGGTGTACGTGCCCACCGAGGGCGGGATCCCCCTGATGCGGTCCCTCGGCGGGAGCGACTAG
- the hisIE gene encoding bifunctional phosphoribosyl-AMP cyclohydrolase/phosphoribosyl-ATP diphosphatase HisIE, whose product MTVPPDAGTRNGPPATLPGRHIQHTRDLAYVSFDSDGLVPAIAQDARTGEMLMLAYANRTSLALTLDTGQMYFWSRSRKEIWRKGATSGNVLSLVSLHMDCDADAVLAKVRPAGPVCHTGTRTCFVDPGKHEPEPTAAASEEDDPEGRPTFRGGEVLDNLWVTLRSRAAEMPPGSNTARLLADRNLRLKKLGEELVELTVALTRRDPAAITGEAADLLYHLMVALMGAGVSLHTVGAELARRAGDDPPGRRNDP is encoded by the coding sequence ATGACCGTCCCACCGGATGCAGGGACCCGAAACGGGCCGCCGGCCACGCTTCCCGGCCGCCACATTCAGCATACCCGCGACCTGGCCTACGTCAGTTTCGACTCCGATGGCCTCGTTCCCGCGATCGCACAGGACGCCAGGACCGGCGAAATGCTCATGCTGGCGTACGCCAACCGCACCTCTCTCGCCCTGACCCTGGATACGGGCCAGATGTATTTCTGGTCCCGAAGCAGAAAGGAGATCTGGCGCAAAGGCGCGACATCCGGGAACGTACTCTCGCTGGTATCGCTGCATATGGACTGCGATGCGGACGCGGTGCTGGCGAAGGTGCGCCCGGCCGGGCCGGTATGCCACACGGGGACGCGAACCTGCTTCGTCGACCCGGGGAAGCACGAACCGGAGCCGACCGCCGCCGCGTCCGAGGAGGACGACCCGGAGGGACGACCCACCTTCCGCGGGGGCGAGGTGCTGGACAATCTCTGGGTCACCCTGCGCTCGCGTGCCGCGGAAATGCCGCCGGGAAGCAACACCGCGCGCCTGCTCGCGGACAGGAATCTCCGTCTGAAGAAGCTGGGCGAGGAGCTGGTGGAGCTGACCGTCGCCCTGACCCGGCGCGACCCCGCGGCGATAACCGGGGAAGCGGCTGACCTGCTGTACCACCTGATGGTCGCGCTGATGGGTGCCGGCGTCTCGCTCCACACCGTCGGCGCCGAACTCGCCCGCCGAGCGGGCGACGATCCACCTGGAAGGAGGAATGACCCATGA
- the hisF gene encoding imidazole glycerol phosphate synthase subunit HisF, translated as MLRPRIVVCLDVRDGRVVKGTRFVNLRDVGDPVELAGRYEADGADEVVFLDITASHEGRATLLDTVRRTAEALFIPLTVGGGVGTVDDVGALLRAGADKVSVNSALAREPELAAEAAARYGSQCLVASVDAAREGDGWRVYTHGGRLPRDLDAVEWAAECARRGAGEILLTSIDRDGSRIGYDLELTRQVASRVSVPVVASGGGGSAEDVLDVLTAGGASAALLAGILHDGVTTVTNIKSALTARGMSMRASNGAERSSQR; from the coding sequence ATGCTCCGCCCGCGCATCGTGGTCTGCCTGGACGTCCGCGACGGACGCGTGGTCAAGGGAACCCGCTTCGTGAACCTGCGCGACGTGGGCGATCCGGTGGAGCTGGCCGGCCGCTACGAGGCCGACGGGGCCGACGAGGTGGTCTTCCTGGACATCACCGCGTCCCACGAGGGTCGCGCCACGCTGCTGGACACGGTGCGCAGGACGGCGGAGGCCCTGTTCATCCCGCTGACGGTCGGGGGCGGCGTGGGAACCGTGGACGATGTGGGCGCGCTGTTGCGGGCCGGTGCCGACAAGGTGAGCGTTAACTCCGCCCTCGCCCGCGAGCCGGAACTCGCCGCCGAGGCCGCGGCGCGCTACGGCAGCCAGTGCCTTGTCGCCAGCGTGGACGCGGCCCGCGAGGGGGATGGATGGCGCGTGTACACGCACGGGGGCAGGTTGCCCAGAGACCTGGACGCGGTCGAGTGGGCTGCAGAATGCGCGCGCCGGGGGGCGGGCGAGATCCTTCTCACCAGCATCGACCGGGACGGCTCGCGCATCGGATACGATCTGGAGCTGACCCGGCAGGTCGCCTCGCGGGTATCGGTACCCGTGGTGGCCTCCGGCGGGGGTGGTTCGGCGGAGGACGTGCTGGATGTGCTCACCGCGGGAGGAGCTTCGGCCGCCCTGCTGGCCGGCATCCTTCACGACGGTGTGACCACCGTGACGAACATAAAGTCCGCACTCACGGCGCGCGGGATGTCGATGCGCGCTTCGAACGGCGCTGAAAGGAGCAGCCAGAGATGA
- a CDS encoding imidazoleglycerol-phosphate dehydratase: MAQILRETGETRVRVAVDRGDRPPRIDTGDGFLDHMLVTFARYAGLELEVEARGDLHHHLVEDVAIALGMALADIVPEHAARYGWALVPMDEALVEAAIDTGGRAFYAGDLPTSLADHFFQSLSTHLAATLHIRVVRGRNRHHVIEAAVKATGFALRQALEEGDSVFSTKGAVRVTRDPAPDN, encoded by the coding sequence ATGGCCCAGATCCTGCGCGAGACCGGCGAGACGCGGGTCCGCGTCGCGGTGGACCGCGGAGACCGCCCTCCCCGCATCGACACCGGGGACGGCTTTCTCGATCACATGCTCGTGACGTTCGCTCGCTACGCCGGGCTGGAGCTCGAGGTCGAGGCGCGCGGCGACCTGCACCACCATCTCGTGGAGGACGTGGCGATCGCGCTCGGGATGGCGCTGGCCGACATCGTCCCCGAGCACGCGGCGCGCTACGGCTGGGCCCTGGTCCCGATGGACGAGGCGCTGGTCGAGGCCGCGATCGACACCGGCGGGCGCGCGTTTTACGCCGGCGATCTTCCCACGAGCCTCGCCGATCACTTCTTCCAGAGCCTGTCAACGCATCTCGCCGCGACCCTGCACATCCGCGTCGTCCGGGGCCGCAACCGCCATCACGTGATCGAGGCCGCGGTGAAGGCGACGGGGTTCGCCCTGCGCCAGGCACTCGAGGAGGGCGACAGCGTCTTCAGCACCAAGGGCGCGGTGCGGGTCACCCGCGATCCCGCTCCCGACAACTAG
- a CDS encoding 1-(5-phosphoribosyl)-5-[(5-phosphoribosylamino)methylideneamino] imidazole-4-carboxamide isomerase, producing the protein MIAVPAVDLSGGRCVQWVGGLPETEQVSLPDPAAVAARWWRKGFRTLHVVDLDAALGRGDNRALVRELIAGTEAVTQFGGGVRDREGIERALAAGADRVIVGTRAVEDAAWLARAAATFPDQVVVAADMRDGMVLRRGWTRSSETTIEDFLAALDDLPLAGVLCTDVAREGRVQGSDLRRAGTVIRASPHPVWMSGGISSVEELRSLGGMGAAGAVLGMALYDGTLPARAVARDFGG; encoded by the coding sequence GTGATCGCCGTCCCCGCCGTCGATCTCAGCGGCGGTCGCTGCGTCCAGTGGGTGGGCGGGCTTCCCGAGACCGAGCAGGTCTCCCTCCCCGACCCGGCCGCGGTCGCGGCGCGCTGGTGGCGCAAGGGCTTTCGCACCCTGCACGTCGTGGATCTGGACGCCGCGCTGGGCAGGGGCGACAACCGCGCCCTGGTGCGCGAACTGATCGCCGGCACGGAGGCGGTCACCCAGTTCGGGGGCGGGGTGCGCGACCGCGAGGGCATCGAGCGGGCGCTCGCGGCCGGCGCCGACCGGGTCATCGTGGGCACCCGGGCCGTGGAGGACGCCGCGTGGCTCGCCCGCGCGGCCGCAACATTCCCCGACCAGGTCGTGGTCGCGGCCGACATGCGTGACGGGATGGTGCTGCGCCGGGGCTGGACCCGCAGCAGCGAAACCACCATCGAGGACTTTCTGGCGGCGTTGGACGATCTTCCGCTGGCGGGCGTACTGTGCACGGACGTGGCGCGCGAGGGCCGCGTGCAGGGCAGCGACCTGCGTCGAGCCGGGACCGTCATCCGGGCGTCGCCGCATCCCGTATGGATGTCCGGGGGTATCAGTTCCGTCGAAGAGTTGCGGAGTCTGGGCGGGATGGGAGCCGCCGGAGCGGTCCTGGGTATGGCCCTCTACGACGGTACCCTGCCCGCCCGGGCGGTAGCGCGCGACTTCGGCGGATGA
- the hisH gene encoding imidazole glycerol phosphate synthase subunit HisH, whose product MRVGVFDYGAGNLHSLVKAIEVSGASTQVYTDCRDALAADALVLPGVGSFATAARALSGGRDEVREALEEGLPCLGICLGMQILFEESDEGGGPGIGFLGGRVERLRGEIVPHMGWNDVAAGGDPLFADTPDLIAYYANSYVCRPRDEDSVTAWSEYEGDRFAAAVRRGRCWGTQFHPEKSSRPGLRVIANFLKEAAR is encoded by the coding sequence CTGCGCGTCGGCGTCTTCGACTACGGCGCGGGCAACCTGCATTCCCTGGTCAAGGCCATCGAGGTCTCGGGCGCGTCCACCCAGGTCTACACCGACTGTCGGGACGCCCTCGCGGCGGACGCGCTGGTGCTTCCCGGGGTGGGTTCCTTCGCGACCGCCGCTCGCGCCCTCTCCGGCGGACGAGACGAGGTCCGCGAGGCGCTGGAGGAGGGCCTGCCGTGCCTGGGGATCTGCCTCGGCATGCAGATCCTGTTCGAGGAAAGCGACGAGGGCGGCGGCCCGGGAATCGGCTTTCTGGGGGGACGCGTGGAGCGGCTGCGGGGAGAGATCGTGCCCCACATGGGATGGAACGACGTGGCCGCGGGCGGCGATCCGCTCTTCGCCGACACGCCGGACCTCATCGCCTACTACGCCAACAGCTACGTCTGCCGCCCCCGGGACGAGGACTCGGTGACCGCCTGGTCCGAGTACGAGGGCGACCGCTTCGCGGCCGCCGTGCGGCGCGGGCGCTGCTGGGGGACCCAGTTCCATCCGGAGAAGAGCTCCCGGCCCGGGCTGCGCGTCATCGCCAACTTCCTGAAGGAGGCGGCGCGGTGA
- a CDS encoding aminotransferase class I/II-fold pyridoxal phosphate-dependent enzyme, translating to MTPFPREGFRALRRYTPIEDPVEIELSDNTNLWGCHPDALAVMRDAASGDISNYPQAYSSDLRDAVADTFDVPAECVITGCGSDDVLDSTFRAVCDPGARVAFPNPTFLMIPHLLVVNSLQGVPLGDARRPPSPRQLLDAGADLIYVCTPNNPTGTALSRAWIEELLDGVGTTGPVVILDEAYYEFNVASPGYDPGDTSLVERALAVPRIMIARTFSKAYGLAGLRAGFGIAHPDLLGEVEKARGPFKVGLLAERAAAAALRDRSGWLEPTVREIVACRERLVAELRRRGGDPLPSSANFIMLPVPAPAVEVTREMIARGIAVRPFPNVPGVGEALRVTVGPPPVIERFIEAWEDICRPAAGDAGQEAIAAEAAG from the coding sequence ATGACCCCGTTTCCCCGCGAAGGCTTTCGCGCTCTCAGGCGCTACACCCCGATCGAGGACCCGGTTGAAATCGAGCTCTCCGACAACACCAACCTCTGGGGCTGCCATCCCGACGCTCTTGCGGTGATGCGCGACGCCGCCTCGGGCGACATCTCCAACTATCCGCAGGCCTACTCGAGCGATCTGCGCGACGCCGTCGCCGACACGTTCGACGTCCCCGCCGAGTGCGTCATCACCGGATGCGGCTCCGACGACGTCCTGGACTCGACCTTCCGGGCGGTGTGCGATCCGGGTGCGCGGGTGGCGTTTCCCAACCCCACATTCCTGATGATCCCGCACCTGCTGGTCGTCAACAGCCTGCAGGGGGTTCCGCTGGGAGACGCGCGCCGGCCGCCCTCGCCACGGCAGCTGCTCGATGCCGGCGCGGACCTGATCTACGTCTGCACCCCCAACAACCCCACCGGAACAGCCCTCTCCCGGGCCTGGATCGAAGAGCTTCTGGACGGCGTGGGAACTACTGGTCCGGTGGTCATCCTGGACGAGGCGTACTACGAGTTCAACGTGGCATCCCCCGGCTACGACCCGGGCGACACATCGCTCGTGGAACGCGCGCTCGCGGTTCCGCGCATCATGATCGCGCGCACCTTCTCGAAGGCGTACGGTCTCGCCGGGCTGCGCGCAGGGTTCGGCATCGCCCACCCGGATCTGCTGGGCGAAGTCGAGAAGGCCCGCGGTCCCTTCAAGGTCGGTCTGCTCGCCGAACGGGCGGCGGCGGCGGCGCTGCGCGACCGGTCGGGCTGGCTCGAGCCCACCGTGCGCGAGATCGTCGCGTGCCGCGAACGGCTGGTGGCCGAACTGCGCCGGCGCGGCGGCGACCCGCTGCCCTCCTCAGCCAACTTCATCATGCTGCCGGTGCCGGCTCCCGCGGTCGAGGTTACGCGGGAGATGATCGCCCGGGGCATCGCCGTGCGCCCCTTCCCCAATGTGCCCGGGGTGGGCGAGGCGCTGCGCGTGACGGTGGGCCCCCCGCCGGTCATCGAGCGCTTCATCGAGGCGTGGGAGGACATCTGCCGCCCGGCCGCCGGGGATGCCGGCCAGGAAGCCATCGCGGCGGAGGCCGCCGGATGA